A window from Diachasmimorpha longicaudata isolate KC_UGA_2023 chromosome 5, iyDiaLong2, whole genome shotgun sequence encodes these proteins:
- the Beta-spec gene encoding spectrin beta chain isoform X1, whose translation MTTDISVVRTGWDPTLQQEIVDEYEYDGGNSSSRLFERSRIKALAGERETVQKKTFQKWVNSHLVRCSCRIGDLYVDLRDGKMLIKLLEILSGERLPRPTKGKMRIHCLENVDKALQFLREQRVHLENMGSHDIVDGNPRLSLGLIWTIILRFQIQDITIKETPNQETKSAKDALLLWCQMKTAGYHNVNVRNFTTSWRDGLAFNAIIHKHRPDLIQFDRLSRSNAIYNLNNAFNVAEDKLGLTKLLDAEDIFVDHPDEKSIITYVVTYYHSFSKMKQDTVHGKRIGKVVGIAMENDRMIHEYESMTSDLLRWIEGTIEALGDRNFANSLVGVQSQLSQFSNYRTIEKPPKFVEKGNLEVLLFTLQSKMRANNQKPYLPKEGKMISDINKAWERLEKAEHERELALREELIRQEKLEQLAARFNRKASMRETWLSENQRLVSQDNFGFDLAAVEAAAKKHEAIETDIFAYEERVQAVMAVSQELEAENYHDILKINERKVNVLRLWNYLLELLRARRMRLELSLQLQQNFQEMLYILDSMEELKQRLLTDDYGKHLMGVEDLLQKHSLVEADINVLGERVKAVVQQSQRFLEPGEDYRPCDPAIIVERVQQLEDAYSELVRLAVERRARLEESRKLWQFYWDMADEENWIKEKEQIVSTGDIGHDLTTINLLLSKHKALENEIQSHDAQLMSVAAIGDELVRQEHFGSRSIQERLKEILSMWNHLLDLAAFRRKRLEEAVDFHQLFADADDIDIWMLDTLRLVSSEDVGRDEANVQSLLKKHKDVTDELKNYAATIEQLHQQASGLGEHDAKSPEVLERLASIDSRYKELLELAKLRKQRLLDALSLYKLFSESDGVEQWIGEKNRMLDTMVPAKDIEDVEIMKHRYDGFEKEMNSNASRVAVVNQLARQLLHVEHPNSTEIVKRQNELNQKWADLREKAEGKREALNSAHGVQTFHIECRETVSWIEDKKRILQQTDSLEMDLTGVMTLQRRLSGMERDLAAIQAKLDALEKEAQSIEQEHPEEAALIRERITQIQTIWEELTQMLKERDAKLEEAGDLHRFLRDLDHFQTWLTKTQTDVASEDTPTSLADAEKLLTQHQNIKEEIDNYTDDYTKMMEYGERLTAEAGDGDTQYMFLRERLNALKMGWEELHQMWANRQNLLSNSLNLQVFDRDARQAEVLLSQQEHHLAKDETPSNFEQAENMIKRHEAFMTTMDANDEKINSVVQFAARLVDEGHFAADKVKKKAENINDRRNINHEKANQLMEKLRDQLQLQMFLQDCEELGEWVQEKHITAQDETYRSAKTVHSKWTRHQAFEAEIASNKDRLEQLQRAAEELISQKPELTDVIKPKVSELADQFEELETTTHDKGERLFDANREVLIHQTCDDIDSWMNELEKQIESTDTGSDLASVNILMQKQQMIETQMAVKARQVTELDKQAEHLQRTTPDDKMEEIKFKKEKVAQRFAQLKEPLVDRQRQLEKKKEAFQFRRDVEDEKLWIAEKMPQATSTEYGNSLFNVHMLKKKNQSLRTEIENHEPRINAVCNNGQKLIDEGHEATPEFQRLISELNEKWRELKEAIGDRNKHLLQNEKAQQYFFDSTEAESWMSEQELYMMVEDRGKDEISAQNLMKKHESLEHAVEDYAETIRQLGETARQLINDQHPLADQIAVKQSQVDKLYAGLKDLAGERRAKLDEALQLFMLNREVDDLEQWINERELVAGSQELGQDYDHVTLLWERFKEFARDTETIGSERVAAVNGIADSLIATGHSDAATIAEWKDGLNEVWQDLLELIETRTQMLAASRELHKFFHDCKDVLGRILEKQNAMSDELGRDAGSVSALQRKHGNFIQDLSTLQNQVTQIQEESSKLQASYAGDKASEITNREAEVVAAWNNLQALCEGRKAKLEDTGDLFRFFNMVRTLMIWMDDVIRQMNTSEKPRDVSGVELLMNNHQSLKAEIDTREDNLLTCINLGKDLLARNHYASSQIKEKLTALTDHRNALLHRWEERWENLQLILEVYQFARDAAVAEAWLIAQEPYLMSQELGHTIDEVENLIKKHEAFEKSAAAQEERFSALERLTTFELKELKRREQEREEEERRKKEEAAAAEAARLAKATPVTSPDEPTSERAEADGVTSGERGDDDHVAMRKASTRTPPSQEKPKEVHDKRPERLTIPGETKGPSVTPTTPKSRVSVPSTPTTPKGSGSESGTLKRKERSRSKSPFRSFRWKKSPKSPSLDRSGVSDDEHSFHEARSPSDDEYEGTLSRKHEWESTTKKASNRSWDKVYMVIRGQTLVAYKDLKSCKSSPDQTYKGEAPFDLRSATIVVASDYTKKKHVFRVKSQGGSDFLFQAKDDTEMNEWVAVLNQAAQGTSGASTSRAHTLPAPTQAETKRRSFFTLKKN comes from the exons ATGACGACCGACATCTCAGTGGTGCGTACGGGATGGGATCCTACGCTACAACAGGAGATTGTCGACGAGTACGAATACGATGGAGGAAATTCGAGTTCAAGATTATTCGAACGATCGCGAATCAAGGCGTTAGCCG GTGAACGTGAAACAGTACAAAAGAAAACATTTCAAAAATGGGTCAATTCCCATTTAGTCCGTTGCTCCTGTCGAATAGGCGATCTTTACGTCGACCTTCGCGACGGAAAAATGCTGATAAAACTCCTTGAAATTCTCTCCGGTGAGCGTCTCCCCCGTCCAACAAAAGGCAAAATGAGAATTCACTGCCTTGAAAATGTGGATAAAGCCCTGCAGTTTCTTCGAGAGCAGCGTGTACATCTGGAGAACATGGGTTCCCACGACATTGTGGATGGAAATCCTCGGTTGTCCCTCGGTCTCATCTGGACAATAATCCTTCGTTTCCAGATCCAAGACATTACCATCAAGGAAACACCCAATCAAGAGACTAAATCCGCAAAGGATGCCTTGTTACTCTGGTGCCAGATGAAAACAGCTGGCTATCACAACGTTAATGTCAGAAATTTTACGACTTCCTGGCGAGACGGATTGGCATTCAATGCTATTATTCACAAACATCGTCCCGATTTGATTCAATTCGACAGACTATCAAGGTCAAATGCAATCTACAACTTGAACAATGCATTCAATGTCGCTGAGGACAAACTTGGTCTCACAAAGCTCCTCGATGCTGAGGACATATTCGTTGATCATcctgatgaaaaatcaattatcactTACGTCGTGACCTACTATCACTCCTTCTCGAAGATGAAGCAGGACACTGTTCATGGTAAGCGTATTGGCAAGGTAGTGGGTATAGCAATGGAGAATGATCGGATGATTCACGAGTATGAGAGCATGACAAGTGATCTCCTGCGTTGGATCGAGGGAACCATTGAGGCCCTAGGGGATAGAAACTTTGCTAACTCCCTGGTGGGAGTTCAATCACAGCTGTCACAGTTCTCCAATTACAGAACAATCGAGAAGCCACCGAAGTTCGTGGAAAAGGGTAATCTAGAAGTGCTTTTGTTCACCCTTCAGTCGAAGATGAGGGCCAACAATCAGAAGCCCTATTTACCAAAAGAAGGAAAGATGATATCTGATATCAATAAGGCCTGGGAGAGACTCGAGAAGGCCGAGCACGAGCGAGAGCTTGCTCTTCGTGAAGAACTCATACGCCAGGAGAAGCTTGAACAGTTGGCAGCGAGATTCAATAGAAAGGCGAGCATGAGGGAGACTTGGTTATCTGAGAACCAGAGACTTGTTTCCCAGGATAACTTTGGATTTGACCTTGCTGCGGTGGAAGCAGCTGCTAAGAAACACGAAGCCATTGAAACAGATATATTTGCTTATGAAGAACGAGTTCAGGCTGTCATGGCCGTGTCTCAAGAGTTAGAAGCTGAGAACTATCACGATATTCTGAAGATCAATGAGAGGAAGGTGAATGTCCTTCGTCTCTGGAATTATCTCCTCGAACTCCTCAGAGCTAGAAGAATGAGACTAGAACTGTCCCTTCAGCTTCAACAGAACTTCCAGGAGATGCTGTACATATTGGATAGCATGGAGGAACTCAAGCAGAGACTTTTAACTGATGACTATGGTAAGCATTTGATGGGAGTGGAGGATCTGCTGCAGAAGCACTCACTTGTGGAAGCCGATATAAATGTCCTTGGCGAACGTGTGAAGGCAGTCGTCCAGCAGAGCCAGAGATTCCTGGAACCAGGGGAGGACTATCGTCCCTGTGATCCGGCGATAATCGTTGAGCGTGTACAGCAGCTTGAGGATGCTTACTCAGAGCTAGTTCGTCTTGCTGTTGAACGTCGAGCTAGACTCGAGGAATCCAGAAAGCTCTGGCAATTCTACTGGGATATGGCTGACGAGGAGAACTGGATTAAGGAGAAGGAGCAAATTGTTTCCACTGGAGACATTGGTCACGACCTCACGACAATTAATCTTCTGTTATCCAAGCACAAGGCATTGGAGAATGAGATACAATCCCATGACGCACAACTCATGTCAGTGGCTGCTATTGGTGATGAGCTCGTTCGTCAAGAGCACTTCGGTTCACGCAGCATTCAAGAAAGACTCAAGGAGATTCTCTCCATGTGGAATCACCTGCTGGATTTGGCCGCCTTCAGGCGTAAGCGTCTGGAGGAAGCCGTTGATTTCCATCAACTTTTCGCTGATGCTGATGACATCGACATCTGGATGCTGGATACATTGAGACTTGTCTCGTCTGAAGATGTCGGTAGGGATGAGGCTAATGTTCAGTCACTTTTGAAAAAGCACAAGGATGTTACTGATGAGCTAAAGAACTACGCTGCAACCATCGAACAACTTCATCAACAGGCGTCTGGCCTTGGTGAGCACGATGCTAAATCTCCGGAAGTACTTGAAAGACTCGCATCTATCGATTCTCGTTACAAGGAACTACTGGAGCTTGCTAAACTACGAAAACAGAGACTCCTGGATGCATTGTCATTATACAAGCTCTTTAGTGAGTCTGACGGTGTTGAGCAGTGGATTGGTGAGAAAAATCGTATGTTGGATACAATGGTACCAGCCAAGGATATCGAGGATGTGGAGATAATGAAGCATCGTTATGATGGCTTTGAGAAAGAGATGAATTCTAATGCATCGAGAGTTGCTGTTGTCAATCAACTTGCTAGACAGCTTCTACACGTTGAACATCCCAACTCGACGGAAATTGTCAAGCGTCAGAATGAGCTCAATCAGAAATGGGCCGATTTGAGAGAGAAGGCTGAGGGTAAACGTGAGGCACTTAATTCAGCACATGGTGTCCAGACATTCCACATTGAGTGTCGTGAGACTGTCTCCTGGATTGAAGATAAGAAGAGAATTCTTCAGCAGACTGATAGCCTGGAGATGGATCTTACTGGGGTCATGACCCTTCAGAGAAGACTCAGCGGCATGGAGAGAGATTTGGCTGCCATTCAGGCAAAGCTGGATGCCCTGGAGAAAGAGGCGCAGTCCATTGAGCAAGAGCATCCTGAGGAGGCTGCTTTGATTCGTGAGAGAATTACTCAAATTCAAACCATATGGGAGGAGCTCACTCAGATGCTCAAGGAACGTGATGCCAAGCTCGAGGAGGCTGGCGATCTTCATAGATTCCTTCGTGATCTCGATCACTTCCAGACTTGGCTCACCAAGACTCAAACTGATGTCGCCAGTGAGGACACACCAACCAGTCTCGCTGACGCTGAAAAACTTCTCACTCAGCATCAAAACATCAAGGAGGAAATTGATAACTATACTGATGATTACACCAAGATGATGGAGTACGGTGAGAGATTGACTGCTGAGGCTGGAGATGGAGATACTCAGTACATGTTCCTTCGTGAACGTCTTAATGCCCTGAAGATGGGATGGGAGGAATTGCACCAGATGTGGGCAAACAGGCAAAACTTACTATCAAATTCTCTCAATCTTCAGGTGTTTGATCGTGACGCAAGGCAGGCTGAAGTCCTCTTGTCACAGCAGGAGCATCATCTCGCCAAGGACGAGACCCCCTCGAACTTCGAGCAAGCTGAGAACATGATAAAACGTCATGAGGCCTTCATGACCACAATGGACGCTAACGACGAGAAAATTAACTCAGTCGTTCAATTTGCGGCTAGACTCGTTGATGAGGGCCACTTTGCAGCCGATAAAGTGAAGAAGAAGGCTGAGAATATCAACGATAGGAGAAATATCAATCATGAGAAGGCTAATCAGCTGATGGAGAAGCTGAGAGATCAGCTACAGCTACAAATGTTCCTCCAGGACTGCGAAGAACTTGGTGAATGGGTGCAGGAGAAGCACATAACAGCACAGGACGAGACGTACAGAAGTGCGAAGACAGTTCACAGCAAGTGGACTCGCCATCAAGCCTTCGAGGCTGAAATAGCAAGTAACAAGGATCGTTTGGAGCAACTGCAACGCGCTGCTGAAGAACTCATCAGCCAGAAGCCCGAGCTCACTGACGTCATCAAGCCCAAAGTATCTGAACTTGCTGATCAGTTTGAGGAACTCGAAACAACAACTCACGATAAGGGAGAACGTCTGTTCGATGCTAATCGCGAAGTTCTCATCCACCAGACCTGCGATGACATTGACTCCTGGATGAATGAGCTTGAGAAGCAGATTGAGAGCACTGATACTGGATCAGATCTTGCATCTGTCAACATTCTCATGCAGAAGCAGCAGATGATCGAGACCCAGATGGCGGTGAAGGCTCGTCAAGTGACTGAATTGGATAAGCAAGCTGAGCATCTCCAACGTACAACTCCAGATGATAAAATGGAAGAGATCAAATTCAAGAAGGAGAAGGTCGCACAACGATTCGCCCAGCTCAAAGAGCCCCTCGTCGATCGTCAACGACAGCTGGAGAAGAAGAAGGAAGCCTTCCAGTTCCGTCGTGATGTTGAGGATGAGAAACTCTGGATCGCCGAGAAGATGCCACAGGCAACAAGTACAGAGTACGGAAATTCTCTGTTCAACGTGCACATGCTGAAGAAGAAGAACCAGTCCCTCCGAACAGAGATTGAGAATCACGAGCCAAGGATCAACGCTGTTTGCAACAATGGCCAGAAATTAATagacgagggtcacgaggccACTCCAGAATTCCAACGTCTCATTTCCGAGCTTAACGAGAAGTGGCGTGAACTGAAGGAAGCTATCGGTGATCGCAACAAGCACTTGTTGCAGAATGAAAAAGCCCAGCAGTACTTCTTTGATTCGACAGAAGCTGAATCCTGGATGAGTGAACAAGAGCTTTACATGATGGTTGAGGATCGTGGAAAGGACGAGATCTCTGCCCAGAACTTGATGAAGAAGCACGAGTCCTTGGAGCATGCTGTTGAGGACTATGCAGAGACCATCAGGCAGCTTGGCGAGACAGCTCGACAATTGATCAACGATCAGCATCCGCTGGCCGATCAGATAGCTGTAAAGCAATCCCAGGTTGATAAACTATATGCTGGACTGAAGGACCTCGCAGGGGAGAGACGAGCAAAACTCGATGAAGCTCTACAACTCTTCATGCTGAACCGCGAGGTCGATGATTTGGAGCAGTGGATCAATGAGCGAGAACTGGTGGCTGGTAGCCAGGAGCTCGGCCAGGACTACGACCATGTGACACTTCTCTgggagagattcaaggagtttGCCAGGGATACCGAGACCATTGGCTCAGAGAGAGTAGCTGCTGTGAATGGTATTGCTGATTCACTGATTGCAACAGGACACTCTGATGCTGCCACTATTGCAGAATGGAAGGACGGGCTCAACGAGGTCTGGCAAGATCTTCTTGAGCTCATTGAGACAAGGACACAGATGCTGGCGGCCAGTCGGGAACTGCACAAGTTCTTCCATGATTGTAAGGACGTTCTTGGAAGGATCTTGGAGAAGCAAAACGCAATGTCTGATGAGCTTGGACGTGATGCTGGATCTGTCTCGGCACTTCAACGTAAACATGGAAATTTCATTCAGGATCTATCGACACTGCAGAATCAGGTGACGCAAATTCAAGAGGAGTCGTCTAAGTTGCAGGCCAGTTATGCTGGTGACAAGGCCAGTGAGATTACTAACAGGGAGGCTGAGGTGGTAGCAGCTTGGAATAATCTCCAGGCACTTTGTGAGGGACGAAAAGCCAAGCTTGAGGACACCGGGGATCTCTTTAGATTCTTTAATATGGTCAGGACACTCATGATATGGATGGACGATGTCATCAGACAGATGAATACTTCGGAAAAGCCCAGAGATGTTTCCGGGGTTGAGTTGTTGATGAATAATCATCAGAGTTTGAAGGCTGAAATTGATACCAGGGAGGATAATCTGCTGACGTGCATCAATCTAGGAAAGGATTTGTTGGCCAGAAATCATTATGCCAGCTCGCAGATTAAGGAAAAATTGACAGCCCTGACTGATCACAGAAATGCATTGTTGCATCGATGGGAGGAACGCTGGGAGAATCTTCAGTTGATTTTGGAAGTCTATCAGTTTGCTAGggatgctgctgttgctgagGCCTGGCTTATTGCTCAGGAGCCGTATCTCATGAGTCAGGAGTTGGGGCACACTATTGATGAAGTCGAGAATCTCATCAAGAAACACGAGGCATTCGAGAAATCGGCAGCTGCACAGGAGGAACGTTTCAGTGCCTTGGAACGACTTACCACG TTCGAGCTGAAAGAATTGAAGAGACGAGAGCAAGAAcgtgaggaggaggagagacGCAAGAAGGAGGAAGCAGCAGCAGCTGAGGCAGCAAGATTGGCTAAAGCCACACCAGTAACGAGTCCGGATGAACCCACGAGTGAACG AGCCGAAGCAGACGGTGTGACGAGTGGTGAACGCGGAGACGACGATCACG TGGCAATGCGTAAGGCTTCTACACGAACACCGCCATCCCAAGAAAAGCCCAAGGAAG TGCATGATAAGCGGCCCGAACGACTCACCATACCTGGCGAGACCAAGGGACCATCTGTTACTCCAACAACTCCAAAATCCCGTGTCTCGGTACCGTCGACCCCAACAA CTCCAAAGGGTAGCGGCTCGGAGTCTGGTACCCTGAAACGTAAGGAGAGAAGTCGCAGCAAGTCGCCATTCAGAAGTTTCCGATggaaaaaatcaccaaaatcACCGAGTTTAGATCGTAGCGGTGTGAGCGATGATGAGCATAGTTTTCACG AAGCTAGAAGCCCATCTGATGATGAATACGAGGGCACATTATCACGTAAACACGAGTGGGAGAGCACGACGAAGAAAGCGTCAAATCGCTCATGGGATAAAGTGTACATGGTCATAAGAGGACAAACTCTGGTGGCTTATAAGGACCTGAAGAGTTGTAAATCATCTCCAGACCAGACTTACAAGGGTGAGGCGCCTTTTGATCTTCGAAGCGCTACTATTGTCGTTGCCAGCGATTATACGAAGAAGAAACATGTCTTCCGGGTGAA GTCACAAGGTGGATCAGACTTCCTGTTCCAAGCTAAAGACGACACTGAGATGAATGAATGGGTGGCAGTTTTAAATCAGGCGGCCCAGGGAACATCAGGTGCTAGCACGTCCAGGGCACACACCCTTCCAGCACCTACACAAGCTGAGACAAAACGACGCAGCTTCTTCACTCTCAAGAAAAA cTAA